The following proteins are co-located in the Labrys monachus genome:
- a CDS encoding methionine ABC transporter permease, with amino-acid sequence MSPDILAVILVATRDTVVMVALSVLFGTLLGLPVGVFLATSRRGELLALPAVNAVLGAVVNAARSTPFIILVVAIIPLTRLLVGTSIGTAAAVVPLMLAAAPFIARIVEGAIRDVDPGLIEAARAFGATPLQIIRKVLIAEALSGIVLGLTLATVSLIGYSAMVGVVGGGGLGDVGVRYGYQRFMPEVMAVVVVILILLVQGVQSAGDGIARRFDKRLRHD; translated from the coding sequence ATGTCGCCTGACATTCTCGCGGTCATCCTCGTCGCAACGCGCGACACCGTCGTGATGGTGGCCCTGTCGGTGCTGTTCGGCACCTTGCTGGGCCTGCCCGTCGGCGTCTTCCTCGCCACCAGCCGGCGCGGCGAGCTTCTCGCCCTGCCGGCCGTCAACGCCGTGCTCGGTGCGGTCGTCAACGCCGCCCGCTCCACGCCCTTCATCATCCTCGTGGTCGCCATCATCCCGCTGACGCGGCTGCTGGTCGGCACCTCCATCGGCACGGCCGCCGCCGTCGTGCCGCTGATGCTCGCCGCCGCGCCGTTCATCGCGCGCATCGTCGAGGGCGCCATCCGCGACGTGGACCCCGGCCTCATCGAGGCGGCGAGGGCCTTCGGGGCGACGCCGCTGCAGATCATCCGCAAGGTGCTGATCGCCGAAGCCCTGTCGGGCATCGTCCTCGGCCTCACCCTCGCGACCGTCAGCCTCATCGGCTACTCGGCCATGGTCGGGGTGGTCGGTGGCGGCGGGCTCGGCGATGTCGGGGTGCGCTACGGCTATCAGCGCTTCATGCCGGAGGTGATGGCCGTCGTCGTCGTCATCCTCATTCTTCTCGTCCAGGGGGTGCAGTCGGCGGGCGACGGCATTGCAAGAAGGTTCGACAAACGCCTCAGACACGACTGA
- a CDS encoding methionine ABC transporter ATP-binding protein, giving the protein MNAPVRFEAASLPLPAAEPIVRFDGVCRLFAARRGSPAVRAIDDLTLDVAPGEIFGVIGRSGAGKSTLIRLINGLERPTSGRVLVEGVDVGPLAEAALRPLRRSIGMVFQHFNLLSSRSVFDNVALPLEVAGAGKAEIRRSVGELLDLVGLADKRNRYPAELSGGQKQRVGIARALATRPKILLGDEVTSALDPETTASILALLADINRTFGVTIVLITHEIAVVKDICHRVAVLEAGRLIETGRTFDVLTRPHHATTASFVRNVAGVELPADIAQRLTHEPGPGRQALLRITFSGSHATAPVISRLTTVLGIDVNILAGRIDSIAGEPFGALLVSMPGEAAVRLAAVSALRALQLQAEVVGYVA; this is encoded by the coding sequence GTGAACGCGCCGGTGCGATTCGAGGCGGCGTCGCTGCCGCTGCCCGCCGCCGAACCGATCGTGCGTTTCGACGGCGTCTGCCGGCTCTTCGCGGCGCGCCGGGGCAGCCCCGCCGTCCGCGCGATCGACGACCTCACGCTCGACGTCGCGCCGGGCGAGATCTTCGGCGTGATCGGGCGAAGCGGCGCGGGCAAATCGACGCTGATACGCCTGATCAACGGGCTGGAGCGGCCGACATCGGGGCGCGTGCTGGTCGAAGGCGTCGATGTCGGGCCGCTCGCGGAGGCGGCGCTGCGGCCGCTGCGCCGTTCGATCGGCATGGTCTTCCAGCATTTCAACCTGCTTTCCTCGCGCAGCGTGTTCGACAATGTCGCGCTGCCCCTTGAGGTCGCCGGCGCCGGAAAGGCGGAGATCCGGCGCAGCGTCGGCGAGTTGCTCGACCTCGTCGGCCTCGCCGACAAGCGCAATCGCTACCCGGCGGAGCTGTCGGGCGGGCAGAAGCAGCGCGTCGGCATTGCCCGGGCGCTGGCGACCAGGCCGAAAATCCTGCTGGGCGACGAGGTGACCTCGGCCCTCGATCCGGAAACCACGGCCTCGATCCTGGCCTTGCTCGCCGACATCAACCGCACATTCGGCGTCACCATCGTCCTGATCACCCATGAGATTGCCGTGGTCAAGGACATCTGCCACCGGGTGGCCGTGCTCGAAGCCGGCAGGCTGATCGAGACCGGCCGCACCTTCGACGTGCTCACGCGTCCGCATCATGCCACCACCGCCAGTTTCGTGCGCAACGTCGCCGGCGTCGAATTGCCGGCCGACATCGCGCAGCGCCTGACGCACGAGCCCGGTCCCGGCCGGCAGGCGCTGCTGCGCATCACCTTCAGCGGCTCCCACGCGACGGCGCCGGTGATCAGCCGGCTGACCACCGTCCTCGGCATCGACGTCAACATTCTGGCCGGCCGCATCGATTCGATCGCCGGCGAGCCATTCGGCGCGCTGCTGGTCTCGATGCCGGGCGAGGCCGCCGTCCGGCTGGCCGCCGTCTCGGCGCTGAGGGCCCTGCAGCTCCAGGCGGAGGTGGTCGGCTATGTCGCCTGA
- a CDS encoding DsrE family protein, with the protein MDRRIAVGSVLAAGAGLLATGAQASADAVPRVAYHLSDLDKVSFVLGNLRNHVDGMGGPAAVELALVVHGPPLRAFRADTGNEAVKQAVARLAAENVNFLACIHTMEGMNLTLHDLLPGFAVAEKGGVVKLAQLQAQGWAYLRP; encoded by the coding sequence ATGGACCGCCGCATCGCCGTCGGATCCGTCCTCGCCGCCGGCGCTGGCCTGCTCGCCACCGGCGCGCAGGCCAGCGCCGATGCCGTGCCACGCGTCGCCTATCACCTTTCCGACCTCGACAAGGTGTCGTTCGTCCTCGGCAATCTGCGCAATCACGTCGACGGCATGGGCGGCCCCGCCGCCGTCGAGCTGGCGCTCGTGGTGCACGGGCCGCCTTTGCGCGCCTTTCGCGCCGATACCGGCAACGAGGCCGTGAAGCAGGCCGTCGCGCGGCTGGCAGCGGAGAACGTCAATTTCCTCGCCTGCATCCATACCATGGAGGGCATGAATCTCACCCTCCACGACCTCCTGCCGGGGTTCGCGGTGGCGGAAAAGGGCGGCGTGGTGAAGCTCGCGCAATTGCAGGCGCAGGGCTGGGCCTATCTCAGGCCGTGA
- a CDS encoding DUF1877 family protein produces the protein MSCLGIHFSLSDSEVDHLLRIGDDGRRLHYFRESIEPLYVAEHPERIAESGTAWDAMHRALAEGTLSGEGRYPLNHVVLGGTSLYAGDDFVMRLKARNQVQDVARVLPAMTHSEFHRRYRAIPTTDHAFIVNNEEFDETWRRFEGVRSFWLRAAEEGRYVLFTANGRIEPSSSL, from the coding sequence ATGAGCTGCCTCGGTATCCATTTTTCCCTATCGGATTCAGAGGTCGATCACCTGCTCCGCATCGGCGACGACGGCAGGCGCCTTCATTATTTCCGCGAGTCGATCGAGCCCCTCTATGTCGCCGAGCACCCCGAGCGGATCGCCGAGAGCGGCACGGCCTGGGATGCCATGCACCGCGCCCTGGCGGAGGGGACGCTGTCGGGCGAAGGGCGCTATCCGCTCAATCACGTCGTGCTGGGCGGCACCAGCCTCTATGCCGGCGACGACTTCGTCATGCGCCTCAAGGCCCGCAACCAGGTCCAGGACGTGGCACGGGTTCTTCCGGCCATGACCCACAGCGAATTCCATCGGCGGTATCGGGCCATTCCGACGACGGACCACGCCTTCATCGTGAACAACGAGGAATTCGACGAGACCTGGCGCAGGTTCGAGGGGGTGCGCAGCTTCTGGCTCCGGGCGGCGGAGGAAGGCCGTTATGTGCTGTTCACGGCGAACGGCCGGATCGAGCCCTCGTCGTCGCTCTGA
- a CDS encoding ATP-binding cassette domain-containing protein: MSHAVHYVEDGYFMPELARSAGSAALPSQAPGPGGLSVELKAVSKAFGHRVVLDRLDIAIPAGAFVAVVGRSGGGKSTLLRLVAGLEKPSGGEVLVGGKAASLAQGGARLMFQEARLLPWQRVIGNVGIARGPGWKKAAQATLDEVGLGDRAGEWPSVLSGGQKQRVALARALVSRPEILLLDEPFGALDAMTRVEMHQLLARIWREHGFTAMLITHDVSEAVALADRVIVLRDGAVALDVAVDLPRPPREKDDPAAARLAARILAYV; encoded by the coding sequence ATGAGCCATGCCGTGCATTATGTCGAGGATGGCTATTTCATGCCGGAACTGGCGCGCAGCGCCGGCAGCGCGGCGCTTCCCTCGCAGGCCCCCGGGCCGGGCGGGCTGTCGGTCGAGTTGAAGGCGGTCTCGAAGGCCTTCGGTCATCGTGTCGTGCTGGACCGCCTCGATATCGCCATCCCGGCGGGGGCGTTCGTCGCGGTGGTCGGCCGTTCGGGCGGCGGCAAGTCGACCCTGCTGCGTCTCGTCGCCGGGCTGGAGAAGCCGAGCGGGGGCGAGGTGCTCGTCGGCGGAAAGGCGGCATCCCTGGCGCAGGGCGGCGCCAGGCTGATGTTCCAGGAGGCGCGCCTCCTGCCGTGGCAGAGGGTGATCGGCAATGTCGGCATCGCGCGCGGCCCCGGCTGGAAGAAGGCTGCCCAGGCCACGCTCGACGAGGTCGGCCTCGGCGATCGGGCCGGCGAATGGCCGAGCGTGCTCTCCGGCGGGCAGAAACAGCGTGTCGCGCTGGCCCGGGCCCTGGTGAGCCGGCCGGAGATTCTCCTCCTCGACGAGCCTTTCGGCGCCCTCGACGCCATGACGCGTGTGGAGATGCACCAGCTTCTGGCCCGCATCTGGCGCGAGCACGGCTTCACGGCGATGCTGATCACCCACGATGTCTCGGAGGCGGTGGCGCTCGCCGATCGCGTCATCGTCCTGCGCGACGGCGCCGTTGCGCTGGACGTCGCGGTCGACCTGCCGCGCCCGCCGCGCGAGAAGGACGATCCGGCGGCGGCAAGGCTGGCGGCCCGCATCCTCGCTTATGTCTAG
- a CDS encoding ABC transporter permease subunit, producing MDRFLASRRLQGIVPWILPALVLMSWEIAADAGWLQARVLSAPSAVAVAFWQTLADGTLVHNVAVSTGRALQGLVLGGLIGLALGVVNGVWRPADLLLDSTLQMLRNVPHLAIIPLVILWFGIGEGAKIFLVTIGVVFPVYINTYHGIRTVDPALVEMARVYGLGPVERFWRVILPGALPSIFVGLRYGLGIMWLTLIVAETISASSGIGYMTMNAREFLQTDVILLGVILYAVLGKLSDIVVKFFERAALQWHPSYVRPRREAFA from the coding sequence ATGGACAGGTTCCTCGCCAGCCGTCGCCTCCAGGGCATCGTTCCCTGGATCCTGCCGGCGCTCGTCCTGATGTCGTGGGAGATCGCCGCGGACGCCGGCTGGCTCCAGGCGCGCGTGCTCTCCGCCCCGAGTGCGGTGGCGGTCGCCTTCTGGCAGACCCTGGCTGACGGCACCCTCGTCCACAACGTCGCCGTCAGCACGGGGCGGGCGTTGCAGGGCCTCGTGCTCGGCGGCCTGATCGGCCTTGCGCTCGGCGTCGTCAACGGCGTGTGGCGCCCGGCGGACCTGCTGCTCGATTCGACCCTGCAGATGCTGCGCAACGTGCCGCATCTGGCCATCATCCCCCTGGTGATCCTGTGGTTCGGCATCGGCGAGGGCGCCAAGATCTTCCTGGTGACCATCGGCGTCGTCTTTCCCGTCTACATCAACACCTATCACGGCATCAGGACCGTCGATCCGGCCCTGGTCGAGATGGCGCGGGTCTACGGGCTGGGACCGGTCGAGCGCTTCTGGCGGGTGATCCTGCCCGGAGCGCTTCCCTCGATCTTCGTCGGCCTGCGCTACGGGCTCGGCATCATGTGGCTGACCCTGATCGTGGCGGAGACCATCTCGGCCTCCTCCGGCATCGGCTACATGACGATGAACGCCCGTGAATTCCTGCAGACCGACGTCATCCTGCTCGGCGTCATCCTCTATGCAGTGCTGGGCAAGCTTTCCGACATCGTCGTGAAATTCTTCGAGCGGGCCGCGCTGCAATGGCATCCGAGCTATGTGCGGCCGCGGCGGGAGGCCTTCGCATGA
- a CDS encoding sulfonate ABC transporter substrate-binding protein, which yields MDLKWTRRSVLAASSMGLAAVALGPARAADRTVRIGYQKYGTFLILKARGLLEKKLEPLGFGVTWTEFPGGPQLLEALNVGALDFGITGEAPPIFAQAAGAPLVYIANEPAAPRGEAILVLKDSPIKAVGELKGRKVGLNKGSNVHYLLVKALEKAGLAYADIEPVFLTPSDGRAAFEHGDIDAWVIWDPFQAAAEVTIEARQLANGEGIVANRQFYLGEKSFAQANPAVIDAVLASIGEIDAWAKGNVEQAATELAPAVGIPAPILGKALARQAWNVQPITAETIADQQKIADTFHQLGLIPKAIKVSDALRPGVAL from the coding sequence ATGGACCTCAAATGGACGCGGCGTTCCGTCCTTGCTGCCAGTTCCATGGGGCTCGCCGCCGTCGCGCTCGGGCCGGCCCGGGCGGCCGACAGGACTGTGCGGATCGGCTATCAGAAATACGGCACTTTCCTGATCCTCAAGGCGCGCGGGCTGCTCGAGAAGAAGCTCGAGCCGCTCGGGTTCGGGGTCACCTGGACGGAGTTTCCCGGCGGTCCGCAATTGCTGGAGGCGCTCAATGTCGGTGCGCTCGATTTCGGCATCACCGGCGAGGCGCCGCCGATCTTCGCCCAGGCGGCCGGTGCGCCCCTCGTCTATATCGCCAACGAACCGGCGGCCCCGCGGGGCGAAGCGATCCTGGTGCTGAAGGACAGCCCGATCAAGGCGGTCGGCGAGCTCAAGGGCAGGAAGGTCGGCCTCAACAAGGGCTCGAACGTGCACTACCTCCTGGTCAAGGCGCTGGAGAAGGCGGGTCTCGCTTATGCCGATATCGAGCCGGTGTTCCTGACGCCTTCCGACGGCAGGGCCGCCTTCGAGCATGGCGACATCGATGCCTGGGTGATCTGGGATCCGTTCCAGGCCGCCGCGGAAGTCACCATCGAGGCGCGCCAGCTCGCCAATGGCGAGGGCATCGTCGCCAACAGGCAATTCTACCTGGGTGAGAAGAGCTTCGCGCAGGCCAATCCCGCCGTGATCGACGCCGTCCTCGCTTCCATCGGCGAGATCGACGCCTGGGCGAAGGGCAATGTCGAGCAGGCCGCGACCGAACTCGCGCCCGCCGTCGGCATTCCCGCTCCCATCCTCGGCAAGGCCCTGGCGCGCCAGGCCTGGAACGTGCAGCCGATCACGGCGGAGACGATCGCGGACCAGCAGAAGATCGCCGACACCTTCCACCAGCTCGGCCTCATTCCCAAGGCCATCAAGGTGTCGGACGCGCTGCGCCCCGGCGTCGCCCTGTGA
- a CDS encoding isopenicillin N synthase family dioxygenase: protein MTANPEKLPILDFSRFDGKPEERAGFLRDLRAAARGPGFFYLTGHSIPQLLVDDALRLSRRFFDLPEQDKLAIEMVRSPHFRGYNRAGFEHTRGRPDWREQVDIGAEKQARVFSASAPAWTRLQGPNQWPAALPEFKLVLLRYLQEITGLGIRLLGAFALALGQKADVFEPIYTPEPNQLLKIVRYPGRDADEGDQGVGAHKDSGFLTLLLQDVRSGLQVEGESGWIDAPPIPGTFVVNIGEILELASNGYLRANVHRVVSPLAGTDRLSVPFFLGARLDAEVPLLELPPELAADTRGLTQDPLNPLFREVGRNYLKSRLRSHPDVARRHHPDLVDVSKPVEPASAY from the coding sequence ATGACCGCCAACCCCGAAAAGCTCCCCATTCTCGATTTCAGTCGCTTCGACGGCAAACCGGAGGAGCGCGCCGGTTTCCTGCGCGACTTGCGGGCCGCCGCACGCGGCCCCGGTTTCTTCTATCTCACCGGCCACAGCATTCCCCAGCTGCTCGTCGACGACGCGCTCCGGCTCTCACGACGCTTCTTCGACCTGCCGGAGCAGGACAAGCTCGCCATCGAGATGGTCAGATCCCCGCATTTCCGGGGCTACAACCGGGCGGGCTTCGAGCATACGCGCGGCAGGCCCGACTGGCGCGAGCAGGTCGACATCGGTGCCGAGAAGCAGGCGCGCGTCTTCAGCGCCTCGGCACCGGCATGGACCCGCCTGCAGGGACCGAACCAATGGCCGGCGGCCCTGCCGGAGTTCAAGCTCGTCCTGCTGCGCTACCTCCAGGAGATTACCGGGCTCGGCATCCGCCTCCTCGGCGCCTTCGCGCTCGCCCTCGGCCAGAAGGCCGATGTGTTCGAACCGATCTACACCCCCGAGCCCAACCAGCTCCTCAAGATCGTGCGCTATCCCGGGCGCGACGCCGATGAGGGCGACCAGGGCGTCGGCGCCCACAAGGATTCCGGATTCCTCACGCTCCTGCTCCAGGACGTCCGGAGCGGATTGCAGGTCGAGGGCGAAAGCGGCTGGATCGACGCGCCGCCGATCCCGGGCACCTTCGTCGTCAATATCGGCGAAATCCTGGAACTCGCCTCCAACGGCTATCTGCGCGCCAACGTCCATCGCGTCGTCTCGCCCCTGGCCGGGACCGACAGGCTCTCGGTGCCCTTCTTCCTCGGCGCCCGGCTCGATGCCGAGGTGCCTCTCCTCGAGCTTCCGCCCGAACTCGCCGCCGACACCCGCGGCCTGACCCAGGACCCGCTCAACCCGCTCTTCCGCGAGGTCGGCCGCAACTACCTCAAGAGCCGCCTGCGGTCCCATCCCGACGTCGCACGCCGCCACCATCCCGATCTCGTCGACGTGTCGAAGCCCGTCGAACCCGCTTCCGCCTACTGA
- a CDS encoding O-acetylhomoserine aminocarboxypropyltransferase/cysteine synthase family protein translates to MTTDSRHFETLALHGGAYRADPATGAVAVPIYQTTSYQFQDTGHAARLFALEELGNIYTRVQNPTTDALEQRIAAIEGGAAALAVASGQTASAYAVLNLSQAGDNIVSSTDLYGGTWTLFSQTLRQFGVEVRFVDPSDPENFRRATDDRTRAYYAETLPNPKLHVLAIREIADIGRSLGVPLIVDNTAAPLIARPLEHGAAVVVYSATKYIGGHGTSIGGLIVDGGNFPWEEHAERFPLLTQPDEAYHGAVWTEAAKPLGPIAYILRVRVKLLRDIGAALSPFNAFQLLQGLETLPLRLRQHNENAVKVADFLSKHASVARVIFPGLQSDENRRRAETYLRGGYGALVGFELKGGVDAGKRFIDALKLLYHVANIGDARSLAIHPASTTHQQLSPEEQLSTGVTPGYVRLSIGIEHPDDIIADLSQALDASEETLDGQAQREAA, encoded by the coding sequence ATGACCACCGATTCACGACATTTCGAGACGCTGGCGCTGCATGGCGGCGCCTACCGCGCCGATCCCGCCACCGGCGCGGTGGCGGTACCGATCTACCAGACGACCTCCTACCAGTTCCAGGACACCGGCCACGCGGCGCGCCTGTTCGCCCTGGAGGAGCTCGGCAACATCTATACGCGCGTGCAGAATCCGACGACGGACGCGCTGGAGCAGCGCATCGCCGCCATCGAGGGCGGCGCGGCGGCGCTCGCCGTCGCGTCGGGCCAGACCGCTTCGGCCTATGCCGTGCTCAACCTCTCCCAGGCCGGCGACAACATCGTCTCCTCGACCGACCTCTATGGCGGCACCTGGACGCTGTTCTCCCAGACGCTCCGGCAGTTCGGCGTCGAGGTGCGCTTCGTCGATCCTTCCGATCCCGAGAATTTCCGGCGAGCCACCGACGATCGGACCCGCGCCTATTACGCCGAGACGCTGCCGAACCCGAAGCTCCACGTGCTCGCCATCCGCGAGATCGCCGATATCGGCCGCTCTCTCGGCGTGCCGCTGATCGTCGACAACACGGCGGCGCCGCTGATCGCCCGTCCGCTCGAGCACGGCGCCGCCGTGGTGGTGTACTCGGCCACCAAATATATCGGCGGCCATGGCACCTCGATCGGCGGCCTCATCGTCGACGGCGGCAATTTCCCCTGGGAGGAGCATGCCGAACGCTTTCCGCTGCTGACGCAGCCGGACGAGGCCTATCACGGCGCGGTCTGGACCGAAGCGGCCAAGCCCCTCGGCCCGATCGCCTATATCCTGCGCGTGCGCGTGAAGCTGCTGCGCGACATCGGCGCGGCGCTCTCTCCCTTCAACGCGTTCCAGCTGCTGCAGGGGTTGGAAACCCTGCCGCTCCGCCTGCGCCAGCACAATGAGAACGCCGTCAAGGTCGCCGACTTCCTGTCGAAGCACGCATCCGTCGCCCGGGTGATCTTCCCGGGGCTGCAGTCGGACGAGAACCGCCGCCGGGCGGAGACCTATCTGCGCGGCGGCTATGGCGCTCTGGTGGGTTTCGAGCTCAAGGGCGGGGTCGACGCCGGCAAGCGCTTCATCGATGCGCTGAAGCTGCTCTATCATGTCGCCAATATCGGCGACGCCCGGTCGCTCGCCATTCATCCGGCCTCGACGACGCATCAGCAGCTCTCGCCGGAGGAGCAGCTCTCCACCGGCGTGACGCCCGGCTATGTGCGCCTGTCCATCGGCATCGAACATCCCGACGACATCATCGCCGATCTATCCCAGGCGCTCGACGCGTCGGAAGAGACGCTCGACGGCCAGGCCCAGCGCGAGGCCGCCTGA
- a CDS encoding ABC transporter substrate-binding protein — MPGPSTLNRRKLLQLAGGASAAASLTIAGAHVFSPAVAAPAPKIRLAWTEVAACHSPLGFGVAKGIYAKHNLDVELFYQGASGQTLIQALATGKADAGAGLIGDWLKPLEQGFDVKLFVGSHGGCQRLLASKASGITDLQGVKGKTIATYGIGAPPQVAFQVTLAKAGIDPETDVTWKAVPFDLVGETVNRGDADLAAHLDPWAWSIEKQFGLTKIADTQTGVYADHTCCVLGANGPFLEANKDALRRLAEANIEVHEYTANHPDEVAQWYFETLKPAGLSVADLTEILGKLVYHNHPIGQELVDQIRITAEDLKLVKVLDPTTDPKQFAERITVNLLA, encoded by the coding sequence ATGCCGGGACCATCCACGCTCAATCGCCGCAAACTTCTCCAACTGGCCGGCGGCGCCAGCGCCGCCGCCTCCCTGACCATCGCAGGCGCCCATGTCTTCTCGCCGGCCGTCGCGGCGCCGGCACCCAAGATCCGCCTCGCCTGGACGGAGGTCGCCGCCTGCCACTCGCCGCTCGGCTTCGGTGTCGCCAAGGGCATCTATGCCAAGCATAATCTCGACGTCGAGCTGTTCTACCAGGGGGCGAGCGGCCAGACCCTGATCCAGGCGCTGGCGACCGGCAAGGCCGATGCGGGCGCCGGCCTGATCGGCGACTGGCTGAAGCCCCTGGAGCAGGGCTTCGACGTGAAGCTGTTCGTCGGCTCCCATGGCGGCTGCCAGCGCCTGCTGGCGTCCAAGGCCTCGGGCATCACCGATCTCCAGGGCGTCAAGGGCAAGACCATCGCGACCTACGGCATCGGCGCGCCGCCGCAGGTCGCCTTCCAGGTCACGCTGGCCAAGGCCGGCATCGATCCGGAGACCGACGTCACCTGGAAGGCGGTTCCGTTCGACCTCGTCGGCGAAACCGTCAATCGCGGCGATGCGGACCTCGCCGCCCATCTCGATCCCTGGGCGTGGTCGATCGAGAAGCAGTTCGGCCTCACCAAGATCGCCGACACGCAGACCGGCGTCTATGCGGACCACACCTGCTGCGTGCTCGGCGCCAACGGACCTTTCCTCGAAGCCAACAAGGATGCGCTGCGCCGCCTCGCAGAGGCGAATATCGAAGTGCACGAATACACCGCCAATCATCCCGACGAGGTGGCGCAGTGGTATTTCGAGACTCTCAAGCCGGCCGGCCTCAGCGTGGCCGACCTCACCGAGATCCTCGGCAAGCTGGTCTATCACAACCATCCGATCGGCCAGGAACTCGTCGACCAGATCCGGATCACCGCGGAGGATCTCAAGCTGGTCAAGGTCCTCGACCCGACGACCGATCCCAAGCAATTCGCCGAGCGGATCACGGTCAACCTTCTCGCCTGA
- a CDS encoding ABC transporter permease, with the protein MSDMTRALRAGTASPAFDTIGRNLWRNGALAAIAWAAAALVTIGLPDVVPWGSAGLFAAITGSGAVVLAILAFGVHRLGRVGAGLVHYGPWLLAIGIWLALWELTTAKFGWLPKPFFSPPHGLLNVYVTDGPRLLICIAYTLRLWALGFASGVLAGYAAGIALGWSKRFSYWGMPILKLIGPVPATAWIPCTFYFFPTTFDASIFIVALASGIPVAILTASGVGSVDRAYYDVSRIFGASDWYLIRRIAMPASLPHVFVGLFMGLYYSFAVLVVAEMLGAKYGLGWYIQFQTAYSGYANVYATLIIMALLCAGIVKLLFLVRDRLLGWQKGFI; encoded by the coding sequence ATGAGCGATATGACAAGGGCGCTGCGCGCGGGCACGGCGTCTCCCGCCTTCGATACGATCGGGCGCAACCTGTGGAGAAACGGCGCGCTCGCGGCAATCGCGTGGGCCGCGGCGGCGCTGGTGACCATCGGCCTGCCCGACGTCGTGCCGTGGGGAAGCGCCGGCCTGTTCGCGGCGATCACCGGCAGCGGCGCCGTCGTCCTCGCCATTCTCGCCTTCGGCGTCCATCGCCTCGGGCGGGTCGGCGCGGGGCTGGTCCATTACGGCCCGTGGTTGCTCGCCATCGGCATCTGGCTCGCCTTGTGGGAATTGACGACGGCGAAGTTCGGCTGGCTGCCGAAGCCGTTCTTCTCGCCGCCGCACGGCCTCCTCAACGTCTATGTGACCGATGGCCCGCGCCTCCTGATCTGCATCGCCTATACGCTGCGCCTGTGGGCGCTGGGCTTCGCTTCCGGCGTCCTCGCCGGCTACGCCGCGGGCATCGCGCTCGGCTGGTCGAAGCGCTTTTCCTATTGGGGCATGCCGATCCTGAAGCTGATCGGTCCGGTGCCCGCGACGGCCTGGATCCCCTGCACCTTCTATTTCTTTCCCACCACCTTCGACGCCAGCATCTTCATCGTGGCGCTCGCCTCGGGCATTCCCGTCGCCATCCTCACCGCTTCCGGCGTCGGCTCGGTCGACCGCGCCTATTACGACGTCAGCCGCATCTTCGGGGCGAGCGACTGGTACCTGATCCGCAGGATCGCCATGCCGGCCTCCCTGCCGCATGTCTTCGTCGGCCTGTTCATGGGCCTCTATTATTCGTTCGCCGTGCTGGTGGTGGCGGAAATGCTGGGAGCGAAATATGGCCTGGGCTGGTACATCCAGTTCCAGACGGCCTATTCGGGCTATGCCAACGTCTATGCGACGCTGATCATCATGGCCCTCCTGTGCGCCGGCATCGTGAAGCTGCTCTTCCTTGTCCGCGACCGTCTCCTCGGCTGGCAGAAAGGCTTCATCTGA
- a CDS encoding ABC transporter ATP-binding protein gives MAHPARIAVDIRTVSHHFDLGGTPLPVLESVDLKVEPGEFVALLGPSGCGKSTLLRLVAGLERPASGTILADGAAITAPDPSRILVFQDPTLFPWLTVWKNVASGLDARGILGQNRHRVDEALSLVDLGAFARAYPHQLSGGMAQRASLARALVHDPALLLLDEPLGKLDSLTRLMLQDEIVALWQRVGFTALLVTHDVEEALLLASRIVVFSDRPARIKAAFTVDKPYPRHRDDADLVHLRREILSALGLAIS, from the coding sequence ATGGCGCATCCCGCCCGCATCGCCGTCGACATCCGGACGGTCAGCCATCATTTCGATCTCGGCGGCACGCCGCTGCCGGTGCTCGAGAGCGTCGACCTCAAGGTCGAGCCGGGCGAGTTCGTGGCGCTGCTCGGCCCGTCCGGCTGCGGCAAGTCCACCCTTCTGCGCCTTGTCGCCGGGCTGGAGAGGCCCGCGAGCGGCACCATCCTCGCCGACGGTGCCGCGATCACCGCGCCCGATCCCTCGCGCATCCTCGTTTTCCAGGATCCGACCTTGTTTCCCTGGCTCACGGTGTGGAAGAACGTCGCGAGCGGCCTCGATGCGCGCGGCATCCTCGGGCAGAACCGGCATCGCGTCGACGAGGCGCTGTCGCTCGTCGACCTCGGCGCCTTCGCCCGCGCCTATCCGCACCAATTGTCCGGCGGCATGGCCCAGCGCGCCTCCCTGGCGCGGGCGCTCGTCCACGATCCGGCCCTGCTGCTGCTCGACGAGCCCCTGGGCAAGCTCGATTCGCTCACCCGCCTGATGCTGCAGGACGAAATCGTCGCGCTGTGGCAACGCGTCGGCTTCACCGCCCTGCTCGTCACCCACGACGTGGAGGAGGCGCTGCTGCTGGCCTCGCGCATCGTGGTGTTCAGCGACCGCCCGGCCCGCATCAAGGCGGCGTTCACCGTCGACAAGCCCTATCCCCGCCACCGGGACGATGCCGACCTCGTCCATCTTCGCCGGGAAATCCTGTCCGCGCTCGGCCTGGCGATCTCCTGA